The DNA window GAACATTCTAATCATTATGATAGTTTACATTTAGCATTAAAAGgagacaaggaaagagtagaaGATGAAACCAAACATGCACTCAACtgacaaaaacatattttgaATTGTAATCCACAGCAAATGGAAATGAACAATCATGTTATTTATTATTTCAATTTCTTATTGCAGAAATCAATTAAGACCTGCAAAATGGATAAGGCCTGTCCCTAGTATCTTGAACCATTAAAGAGGATAAAAAAAAAATTCAATGATTAATAGTTAATTATGTTAGTACTTTTTACTACTAGAGTAGTGAAAAAGATATGGCATCAGTGGAGAATTTTTTTTAGTATTCTTAATAAAATAAGCATCAAGTTCATGATGCCTTGCTAAAGCTTTGTTAATTCATCATTTCATCACGAAATATCTTTCTATAGTACTATCTTAGAGGCAACTAAATCAATGTTGTAATCAAACATCTCACATAAGACAAGCTAGTTGGCCACTAACAAAGGCCAAGGACAACCTTAGAGGTGTAGGACATCAACAATGTCTAAGTGCATGGGTCTTGCAATAATATATATCACTTATGTTTAAAACCTGTAAGATTACTGAGGAATCAGCAAATCAGATACCTTGATTTTGTGAATCTTTGCACCTTGATCAGCAGGAGAACACCATAGACCATAGTATTGTATCTGCAGTCCATTTCCTATCCTGCCAACAGCAAAACCTCACATGCAAAATCTGCAATATGTTAGCACAACAGATATTTCATCACTAGTTATGCTAACTGGATCTTAACATCCCCATGATAAATAAGACAATCACATGCTCAATTAGTAATTAAGTTTGCAATCAATCCATGCTCAATGCTATCCATACAAAGAAGAGGTCTAAAAATATCATACACCACCACGGCACCACCAGAAAGTACTGGTCTCCCAGGCTACAGATTCTTACTTCAGTATTTTACTACATTCCTTTTTGAGACAAGTAGAAGTTGATATAGGTGATAGTCCATTCCTTTTTATGTGATTGCTACATAATAAAAATTTATGGAGAAGCCAAACATCAGCTTCCCCAAATTCACTTAACCCAAGCTTGAAGTTATCATACAGGAAACTTGGGACTTTGAAGCTAACACAACCACATCACTCCTAAAATCCTTATCACCAACAATTGCTCTCTTCAGCTCACATCTCAAAGGAGATTTTCTCCGAGAGCGACTTCAGTTCTCTGGTATACGCTTTCTATCAACAGACACTGACACACTACCAGCTCCCGGCTTTGCTGAGGCTGCATCCCCTTGATGATAAAAAACTTGCCGACTCACAGTGGCAGCACAGTGCCACTGGAGCGGCCATTCCGTGCAAAGAAGAACCCCTGGCCACTGCTTGACATGGACCTGCCAATCTTAAACCGACCTGACTGACAAGAAGATGAAGAAGTGCCTGCTGCCTCCTTCTCTTTCACCCTGAAGATCTTCATCTCTCGGGCAATTGGCAACTTGCAATTAGACGGCATGACATCATCCTGAGCTTCAGGAACAGCTACAAGGAACAATGGCGAGTCCATGGACGCCGAGCGCCGAATTGGTTTGGTGTTTGCCCTTCCATTCTCCTCCCCTGAAGCAGTTGTGTCCTCACTTTGAGTGTCTGAAGAGGCTTCAGAGACCTCCGAGCCCTCAGTCTCTGGTTCAGATTGCGACAGCGACATTTCGTCATGCACTTGGTGCTCTTCCGCTTGGACACCATCCGACGCAGCCTCCGCGGCAGTGGCGGGTAAATCGGAAGGCACGACGACGACGGGGGAGCGGCAGATCGGGCAGTTGACGTGGGCGCGGAGCCAGGTGTCGATGCAGGGCGCGTGGAACGGGTGCGCGCAGCGCGGGAGGAGGCGGACCAGCTCCCCGTCGCTGAACTCGCCGAGGCACACCGCGCAGTCCCCGCCCCGGCCCACCCCGCGGCGGTAGTCCACGGCTGTTATGGACGCGATGGTTGCCTCGTCGAGCCCCACCGTGCGGATGTACCACACGTGGTGCAccacccctccccctcccccgccaccgccctcctcctcgtcgccgaACCCGCCGTCGTCGGCCCCTtcagcggcggccgcggcgaggcgccggcgccgtcgcaggatgaggcggcggcggcggtagaggAGGAGCGTGGAGAGCGCGAGCGAGAGGAAGAGGAAGGCGGAGAGCAGGGAGACGACGAGGAGTAGTCTCACGGGCGCGTGGCGGTCGGCGTCGGGCGCGCGCGGGATCACCGGGatcgggggcggcgggggcagcgcgTACTCGGAGCAGTCCTCGACGCCGCCGGGGCAGACTCGGAAGCAGTCGAGCGGGCTGTCCGTGCAGTTGGCGGTGACCGTCGTCGCCGCGTGCGGGCGCAA is part of the Panicum hallii strain FIL2 chromosome 2, PHallii_v3.1, whole genome shotgun sequence genome and encodes:
- the LOC112882814 gene encoding E3 ubiquitin-protein ligase Os04g0590900-like yields the protein MRSSSTPNCCLCVCQTLYQTQQRPIHSTSPPPPPPPPRARGHLPDARRRARRAAPAAVRSEVAMAPLRPHAATTVTANCTDSPLDCFRVCPGGVEDCSEYALPPPPPIPVIPRAPDADRHAPVRLLLVVSLLSAFLFLSLALSTLLLYRRRRLILRRRRRLAAAAAEGADDGGFGDEEEGGGGGGGGVVHHVWYIRTVGLDEATIASITAVDYRRGVGRGGDCAVCLGEFSDGELVRLLPRCAHPFHAPCIDTWLRAHVNCPICRSPVVVVPSDLPATAAEAASDGVQAEEHQVHDEMSLSQSEPETEGSEVSEASSDTQSEDTTASGEENGRANTKPIRRSASMDSPLFLVAVPEAQDDVMPSNCKLPIAREMKIFRVKEKEAAGTSSSSCQSGRFKIGRSMSSSGQGFFFARNGRSSGTVLPL